One part of the uncultured Bacteroides sp. genome encodes these proteins:
- a CDS encoding 1-acyl-sn-glycerol-3-phosphate acyltransferase yields MKKAICSFIYHKLLGWKSVVNVEDFDKQIICAAPHTSNWDFIIGKLFYASIERKTAFMMKKEWFFFPLGSILKCMGGIPVDRGRKNSMVEQVANIIESSQKFSLAITPEATRSRNPNWKKGFYYIALKANIPIVLVAVDYPTKTITAEKVVIPSGDIEKDMREIKLYYNQFKGKNPENFATGL; encoded by the coding sequence ATGAAGAAAGCAATTTGTAGTTTCATCTATCACAAATTATTAGGATGGAAATCAGTGGTTAATGTAGAAGATTTCGATAAACAAATTATTTGTGCTGCACCACACACTAGTAACTGGGATTTTATTATCGGCAAATTATTTTATGCATCTATTGAAAGAAAAACAGCTTTTATGATGAAAAAAGAATGGTTTTTCTTTCCTCTGGGTAGCATTTTAAAATGTATGGGAGGTATTCCTGTAGATCGCGGAAGAAAGAATTCTATGGTTGAACAAGTGGCAAATATAATAGAAAGCAGCCAAAAATTTAGTTTAGCAATCACTCCGGAAGCTACTCGATCAAGAAACCCAAATTGGAAAAAAGGTTTTTATTATATTGCACTGAAAGCCAATATTCCTATTGTATTAGTAGCAGTTGACTATCCTACTAAAACAATTACAGCAGAAAAAGTTGTTATTCCTTCTGGAGATATTGAAAAAGATATGCGTGAGATAAAGCTATATTACAATCAATTTAAAGGGAAAAATCCAGAAAATTTTGCTACTGGTTTATAA
- a CDS encoding diphosphate--fructose-6-phosphate 1-phosphotransferase, with the protein MTKSALQIARAAYQPKLPKALRGAVKASEGEPTQSVADQHAIKELFPNTYGMPIVKFVESDEKVECPAINVGVILSGGQAPGGHNVISGIFDGVKKLNPDSKLYGFILGPGGLVDHNYMELTADIIDEYRNTGGFDMIGSGRTKLETAEQFEKGLKIIRELGIKAIVIIGGDDSNTNACVLAEYYAAKKYGVQVIGCPKTIDGDLKNEMIETSFGFDTACKVYSEVIGNIQRDCNSARKYWHFIKLMGRSASHIALECALQVQPNVCIVSEEVEAKNMSLDDVVTYVANSVAARAAQGKNFGTVLIPEGLIEFIPAMKALISELNDFLASNAEEFSHIKKSHQRDYIISKLSKVNAEIYASLPEGVARQLTLDRDPHGNVQVSLIETEKLLAEMVGNKLAEWKEQGKFVGKFASQVHFFGYEGRCAAPSNYDADYCYSLGYAASALIANGKTGYMSSIRNTTAPADQWIAGGVPITMMMNMEKRHGEMKPVIQKALVKLDGKPFQAFAAKRDEWAINTDYVYPGPIQYFGPTEVCDQPTKTLQLEQSK; encoded by the coding sequence ATGACTAAAAGCGCATTACAAATTGCCAGAGCAGCTTACCAACCAAAGTTGCCTAAAGCATTGCGTGGAGCAGTAAAAGCTAGTGAGGGTGAACCTACACAATCTGTTGCTGACCAGCATGCAATCAAAGAATTGTTCCCAAATACCTATGGGATGCCTATCGTGAAATTTGTTGAATCAGACGAAAAAGTAGAATGTCCTGCAATAAATGTAGGGGTTATTCTTTCTGGCGGTCAGGCTCCTGGTGGTCATAATGTTATTTCTGGAATTTTTGACGGAGTAAAGAAGTTAAATCCAGATAGCAAACTTTATGGCTTTATTTTAGGTCCTGGTGGATTGGTTGATCACAATTATATGGAATTAACTGCAGATATTATTGATGAATATCGTAATACTGGTGGTTTTGATATGATTGGTTCTGGCCGTACAAAACTTGAAACTGCAGAACAATTTGAAAAAGGTTTGAAAATTATTCGTGAACTAGGTATCAAAGCAATCGTTATTATTGGTGGTGATGATTCAAATACAAATGCTTGTGTTTTGGCAGAATATTATGCTGCAAAGAAATACGGAGTACAAGTAATTGGATGTCCAAAAACAATTGATGGTGACTTGAAAAATGAAATGATCGAAACTTCTTTTGGCTTTGATACAGCATGTAAAGTTTACTCAGAAGTTATTGGTAATATTCAAAGAGACTGTAACTCTGCACGTAAATACTGGCACTTTATTAAGCTAATGGGACGTTCTGCTTCTCATATTGCTTTGGAATGTGCATTGCAAGTTCAACCAAATGTTTGTATCGTTTCTGAAGAAGTAGAAGCAAAGAACATGTCACTTGATGACGTTGTTACTTATGTTGCTAACTCTGTAGCAGCTCGTGCAGCTCAAGGTAAAAACTTTGGTACAGTATTAATTCCTGAAGGTCTGATTGAATTTATTCCTGCTATGAAAGCTTTGATTTCTGAATTGAATGATTTCTTGGCAAGCAATGCAGAAGAGTTCTCTCATATTAAGAAGTCTCACCAACGCGATTATATCATCTCTAAATTATCTAAGGTTAATGCTGAAATATATGCAAGTCTTCCAGAAGGAGTTGCTCGTCAGCTTACATTAGATCGTGACCCTCACGGAAATGTTCAGGTTTCATTGATCGAAACTGAAAAATTACTTGCTGAGATGGTTGGTAATAAACTTGCTGAATGGAAAGAACAAGGTAAATTTGTAGGTAAATTTGCTTCTCAAGTTCACTTTTTTGGATATGAAGGCCGTTGTGCTGCTCCTTCAAACTATGATGCTGATTATTGTTATTCTTTAGGTTATGCTGCTTCAGCGTTAATTGCTAACGGTAAAACAGGTTATATGTCTTCTATTCGTAATACAACAGCTCCTGCTGATCAATGGATTGCCGGAGGTGTGCCTATTACTATGATGATGAATATGGAAAAACGTCATGGTGAAATGAAGCCTGTAATCCAGAAGGCTCTTGTGAAACTTGATGGAAAACCATTCCAGGCATTTGCTGCTAAACGTGATGAATGGGCTATTAATACAGACTATGTATATCCAGGTCCTATTCAATATTTTGGTCCAACAGAAGTTTGCGATCAACCAACTAAAACGTTACAACTGGAGCAAAGTAAATAA
- a CDS encoding glycoside hydrolase family 25 protein codes for MNKAPILAVNGQRKPRKKVSVKKKPASSRKKNGRKNSGASWYLPRWAVRVVAFLLIIFFSTLFYWFFIRPYSYRWKSCSGDKEYGVCMPSGFEVHGIDISHYQGNINWEELVEYQSPDYPLQFVFVKATEGGDLGDDAFQKNFDSARKYGLIRGAYHFFNPGAPAAKQAQFFINTVKLDSADLPPVLDVEKKGIRSKESLVKAIKLWLDIVEAHYGVKPILYTSYKFKTSYLNDSIFNSYPYWIAHYYVDSVEYKGKWKFWQHTDVGSVPGVEESVDLNIFNGTIEELKAMTIKRKISTKAQ; via the coding sequence ATGAACAAAGCTCCCATACTAGCAGTAAATGGCCAGCGAAAGCCGCGTAAAAAAGTCTCTGTAAAAAAGAAACCAGCTTCATCGCGAAAAAAAAATGGCCGGAAAAATAGTGGTGCATCGTGGTATTTACCTCGTTGGGCTGTTCGTGTGGTTGCTTTTCTACTTATTATATTTTTTTCAACTCTTTTCTATTGGTTTTTTATCCGTCCATATTCATATAGATGGAAATCTTGTTCCGGTGATAAAGAATATGGTGTATGTATGCCTTCTGGCTTTGAAGTTCATGGAATTGATATATCTCACTATCAGGGGAATATTAACTGGGAAGAACTTGTTGAATATCAGTCACCAGACTATCCTTTGCAGTTTGTGTTTGTTAAAGCTACGGAAGGAGGCGATTTAGGAGATGATGCTTTTCAGAAGAACTTTGATTCAGCTCGTAAATATGGTTTAATCCGAGGTGCTTATCATTTCTTTAATCCAGGTGCACCTGCAGCAAAGCAGGCTCAGTTCTTTATAAATACCGTAAAACTTGACAGTGCAGATCTTCCACCTGTATTGGATGTAGAAAAAAAAGGAATTAGGAGTAAAGAAAGTCTTGTGAAAGCTATAAAACTTTGGCTAGACATTGTAGAAGCACATTATGGGGTGAAACCTATTCTATATACATCTTATAAGTTCAAGACCAGCTATTTGAATGATTCCATTTTTAATTCATATCCTTACTGGATAGCTCATTATTATGTAGATTCTGTAGAATATAAAGGTAAGTGGAAATTCTGGCAACACACAGATGTAGGCTCTGTTCCAGGAGTGGAAGAAAGCGTAGATCTTAATATTTTTAATGGAACTATTGAAGAGTTAAAAGCCATGACTATTAAAAGAAAAATTTCAACCAAGGCGCAATAA
- the prmA gene encoding 50S ribosomal protein L11 methyltransferase, whose translation MRYFEVTFKTTPCTETVNDVLSACLGEIGFESFIENTDGIKGYIQQPIYNENTLKEVIENIPLDNVSISYKAELMEDKDWNEEWEKNFFQPIVIGNRCTIHSTFHKDVPEAEYDILINPQMAFGTGHHETTSLILEELLDAELQNKSLLDMGCGTSILAILAAMRGAKPITAIDIDTWCVENSKENILLNNIENISVELGDATSLEGRESFDIVIANINRNILLNDMSFYTACMHNGSEIFMSGFYVSDIDILKEKAESLGLSYMYHKEKNNWAVVKFIKN comes from the coding sequence ATGAGATATTTCGAAGTTACATTTAAAACAACCCCTTGTACAGAAACTGTAAATGATGTACTTTCTGCTTGCCTGGGAGAAATTGGTTTTGAAAGTTTTATTGAAAACACCGATGGCATTAAAGGCTATATTCAACAACCAATCTACAACGAAAATACATTAAAAGAGGTTATTGAAAATATACCTTTGGATAATGTTTCCATCTCATATAAGGCCGAATTAATGGAAGATAAAGACTGGAACGAAGAATGGGAAAAAAATTTCTTCCAACCTATCGTAATCGGCAACAGATGCACAATTCACAGTACATTCCATAAAGATGTGCCAGAGGCTGAATATGACATTTTGATTAATCCTCAAATGGCTTTTGGAACAGGACATCATGAAACAACAAGCCTTATTTTAGAGGAATTACTGGATGCAGAACTGCAAAATAAATCTTTGCTTGACATGGGATGCGGTACTTCTATTTTGGCAATACTTGCTGCCATGAGAGGTGCTAAGCCAATTACCGCAATTGACATTGACACATGGTGCGTTGAGAACTCTAAAGAAAACATTCTTTTGAATAACATTGAGAATATATCTGTAGAATTAGGTGATGCGACCTCACTTGAAGGAAGGGAATCTTTCGATATAGTAATAGCAAATATAAACCGGAATATTTTATTAAACGACATGAGCTTTTATACTGCATGCATGCACAATGGTTCCGAAATATTCATGAGCGGTTTTTACGTATCAGATATTGATATTCTTAAAGAAAAGGCTGAAAGCCTGGGACTTAGTTATATGTATCACAAAGAGAAGAATAATTGGGCTGTAGTTAAATTCATAAAGAATTAA
- a CDS encoding TonB-dependent receptor encodes MTCTLLLSSEVGAQTIYDAAKFSGKDLNGTARFVGMGGAMGALGGDISTISTNPAGIGIYRSNDLMTTFGFNYTSSESNYKGSIMNSDKYRGSFDNIGFVYSSKIGNQTALRYVNFGFNYHKAKSFNRDFAMGGDLSFAYNGSTRWISQTDQMALSSRDLSTGDMNLNNLDVNSVRAGWLSILGWNGCLIHQDPASANQYIGFPANDPSGSYSSRERGGIDAYDFNLSFNISNRVYLGFTLGAYDVNYTKNTMYSEYFPSSINPLDNNGNEIPFFLENTDYSYSLESFMKTTGTGVDFKAGIIFRPVEESPLRIGAAIHTPTFYNLTMHNSAILTSNADVDAQKHIIPVKSYSLDTYNEIGGDAVTDYQLTTPWKYNLSLGYTIGSNVALGAEYEYQDYSTAKLSYGDGTRMSDENSMMKDFLKGVSTLRLGAEIKLVPEFSIRAGYNHSAGAFTNDAFKNLPLNSVRTDTDYSNEKSIDNYTLGLGYRAGSFYADIAYQYSAYKEDFYPFDNLDLTKTSVNNDKQQVLLTLGFRF; translated from the coding sequence ATGACGTGTACACTTTTGCTTAGTTCAGAAGTGGGTGCTCAGACAATATACGATGCAGCAAAGTTTTCAGGAAAAGATCTTAACGGTACAGCGCGTTTTGTAGGTATGGGTGGTGCTATGGGAGCACTGGGCGGTGATATTTCTACAATAAGCACGAATCCTGCCGGTATTGGTATTTACAGAAGTAATGATTTGATGACTACTTTTGGCTTCAATTATACTTCTTCAGAAAGCAATTATAAGGGAAGTATTATGAATTCCGATAAATATCGTGGCTCATTTGATAATATTGGTTTTGTTTATTCTTCAAAAATAGGAAATCAAACAGCTTTGAGATATGTGAACTTTGGATTCAATTACCATAAAGCAAAATCGTTTAATAGAGATTTTGCAATGGGAGGAGATCTGAGTTTTGCATATAACGGTAGTACCAGATGGATCTCCCAAACAGATCAAATGGCTCTTTCTAGTCGTGATCTTAGTACAGGCGATATGAACCTTAATAATTTAGACGTAAATAGTGTCAGGGCAGGATGGTTATCAATTTTAGGATGGAACGGTTGTTTAATTCATCAGGATCCAGCTTCTGCAAACCAATACATAGGTTTCCCTGCCAATGACCCTTCTGGCAGTTATTCTTCAAGAGAAAGAGGAGGTATAGATGCTTATGATTTTAATTTATCCTTTAATATTAGCAATCGCGTTTATTTAGGATTTACCCTTGGTGCTTATGATGTGAATTATACAAAGAATACAATGTATTCAGAGTATTTCCCTTCTAGCATTAATCCTCTTGATAATAATGGTAATGAGATCCCATTTTTTCTAGAAAATACAGATTATTCCTATTCTTTGGAGAGTTTCATGAAAACTACAGGTACAGGAGTTGATTTCAAAGCTGGTATTATATTCCGTCCTGTTGAAGAATCTCCGTTAAGGATTGGAGCTGCTATACATACACCAACTTTCTATAATTTAACGATGCATAATAGTGCTATATTAACATCCAATGCGGATGTTGATGCTCAAAAGCATATTATTCCGGTTAAATCTTATTCTCTTGATACTTATAACGAAATAGGTGGTGATGCTGTTACCGATTATCAGCTTACTACTCCCTGGAAATATAATTTAAGTTTAGGTTATACTATTGGAAGTAATGTAGCTCTTGGTGCTGAATATGAGTATCAGGATTATTCTACAGCAAAACTAAGTTATGGTGATGGTACAAGAATGAGTGATGAAAATAGCATGATGAAAGATTTTCTGAAGGGTGTGAGTACACTTCGTTTAGGTGCAGAAATAAAGTTGGTACCCGAATTCTCAATCCGTGCAGGATACAATCACTCTGCTGGAGCTTTTACAAATGATGCTTTTAAAAATCTGCCTTTAAATTCTGTTCGTACAGATACTGATTATTCAAATGAGAAATCTATTGATAACTATACGCTTGGTTTAGGATATAGAGCTGGTAGCTTTTATGCAGATATTGCTTATCAATATAGTGCGTATAAGGAAGATTTCTACCCATTCGATAATTTAGATTTAACTAA